A stretch of the candidate division KSB1 bacterium genome encodes the following:
- a CDS encoding ferritin family protein gives MTWEQIDDLQALRIAIQSEMDAYQFYKKALKLFKDQDSQALLSTLADVEKKQLKKLEEKYSNLSGKRLLYINLPRRRGFKKPIEPNSTVLQILETAIEQERESINFYKKAAQRTIDAKGKQMLEELAEEEKCQIDLLETEYRVRLKNKPSYNKMKLVEAG, from the coding sequence ATGACCTGGGAACAAATTGATGACCTGCAAGCTTTACGAATCGCCATCCAATCGGAAATGGATGCTTACCAATTTTACAAAAAAGCCTTAAAATTATTTAAGGATCAAGATTCTCAGGCTTTGCTATCAACTCTAGCAGATGTTGAAAAAAAACAACTTAAAAAATTGGAGGAGAAATATTCCAATCTTTCGGGAAAACGGCTTTTGTACATTAATTTACCGCGAAGACGCGGTTTCAAAAAGCCAATTGAACCGAATTCCACTGTTTTACAAATTCTTGAAACCGCCATCGAACAGGAACGTGAAAGTATCAACTTTTATAAAAAGGCGGCACAACGCACAATCGACGCAAAGGGTAAGCAAATGCTGGAAGAATTAGCTGAAGAAGAAAAATGCCAGATCGATTTGCTTGAAACCGAATACAGGGTGCGGTTAAAAAACAAACCCTCCTATAATAAGATGAAATTGGTAGAAGCCGGCTGA